Proteins encoded together in one Bos indicus isolate NIAB-ARS_2022 breed Sahiwal x Tharparkar chromosome 25, NIAB-ARS_B.indTharparkar_mat_pri_1.0, whole genome shotgun sequence window:
- the MRPL28 gene encoding large ribosomal subunit protein bL28m isoform X1: MPRRDFRFRRGLGSVRLAAMPLHKVPVGLWKRLRLREGIYSRLPAHYLRSLEEARTPTPVHFRPHGAKFKINPKNGQRERVEDVPIPVHYPPESQLGLWGGEGWLKGHRYVNNDKFSKRVKKVWKPQLFQRELYSEILDTRFTVTVTMRTLDLIDEAYGFDFYILKTPKEDLCSKFGMDLKRGMLLRLARQDPQLHPDDPERRAAIYDKYKAFVIPEAEAEWVGLTLDEAVEKQRLLEEKDPVPLFKVYVEELVEQLQQQALSEPAVVQKRANRT; the protein is encoded by the exons ATGCCTCGGCGCGACTTCCGGTTCCGGCGAGGCCTGGGTTCTGTAAG GCTCGCCGCGATGCCCCTGCACAAGGTCCCGGTCGGCCTGTGGAAGCGGCTGCGGCTGCGCGAGGGCATCTACTCCCGCCTGCCCGCGCACTACCTGCGCTCTCTGGAGGAGGCGCGGACGCCCACACCCGTGCACTTCAGGCCGCACGGGGCCAAATTCAAGATCAACCCCAAGAACGGGCAGCGGGAGCGCGTGGAGGACGTACCTATTCCCGTTCACTACCCCCCGGAGTCCCAGCTGGGGCTCTGGGGCGGCGAGGGCTGGCTGAAGGGTCACAGATACGTCAACAACGACAAG TTCTCTAAGAGGGTGAAGAAAGTGTGGAAGCCGCAGCTGTTCCAGCGTGAGCTCTACAGTGAGATCCTGGACACCAGGTTCACTGTGACGGTGACCATGCGCACCCTGGACCTCATTGACGAGGCCTACGGGTTTGACTTCTACATCCTCAAG ACCCCGAAGGAGGACCTGTGCTCCAAGTTTGGAATGGACCTGAAGCGAGGGATGCTGTTGCGGCTCGCCCGACAGGACCCCCAGCTGCACCCGGATGACCCTGAACGGAGAGCGGCCATCTATGACAAGTACAAG GCGTTTGTCATCCCAGAGGCAGAGGCTGAGTGGGTTGGTCTGACGCTGGACGAGGCTGTGGAAAAGCAGAGGCTCCTGGAAGAGAAG GACCCCGTGCCTCTGTTCAAGGTCTACGTGGAGGAGCTGGTTGAGCAGCTTCAGCAGCAGGCGCTGTCCGAGCCGGCTGTGGTACAGAAAAGAGCCAACAGGACGTAG
- the MRPL28 gene encoding large ribosomal subunit protein bL28m isoform X2, which produces MPRRDFRFRRGLGSVRLAAMPLHKVPVGLWKRLRLREGIYSRLPAHYLRSLEEARTPTPVHFRPHGAKFKINPKNGQRERVEDVPIPVHYPPESQLGLWGGEGWLKGHRYVNNDKTPKEDLCSKFGMDLKRGMLLRLARQDPQLHPDDPERRAAIYDKYKAFVIPEAEAEWVGLTLDEAVEKQRLLEEKDPVPLFKVYVEELVEQLQQQALSEPAVVQKRANRT; this is translated from the exons ATGCCTCGGCGCGACTTCCGGTTCCGGCGAGGCCTGGGTTCTGTAAG GCTCGCCGCGATGCCCCTGCACAAGGTCCCGGTCGGCCTGTGGAAGCGGCTGCGGCTGCGCGAGGGCATCTACTCCCGCCTGCCCGCGCACTACCTGCGCTCTCTGGAGGAGGCGCGGACGCCCACACCCGTGCACTTCAGGCCGCACGGGGCCAAATTCAAGATCAACCCCAAGAACGGGCAGCGGGAGCGCGTGGAGGACGTACCTATTCCCGTTCACTACCCCCCGGAGTCCCAGCTGGGGCTCTGGGGCGGCGAGGGCTGGCTGAAGGGTCACAGATACGTCAACAACGACAAG ACCCCGAAGGAGGACCTGTGCTCCAAGTTTGGAATGGACCTGAAGCGAGGGATGCTGTTGCGGCTCGCCCGACAGGACCCCCAGCTGCACCCGGATGACCCTGAACGGAGAGCGGCCATCTATGACAAGTACAAG GCGTTTGTCATCCCAGAGGCAGAGGCTGAGTGGGTTGGTCTGACGCTGGACGAGGCTGTGGAAAAGCAGAGGCTCCTGGAAGAGAAG GACCCCGTGCCTCTGTTCAAGGTCTACGTGGAGGAGCTGGTTGAGCAGCTTCAGCAGCAGGCGCTGTCCGAGCCGGCTGTGGTACAGAAAAGAGCCAACAGGACGTAG